The sequence cctcaggtatgattgcactccttgtgtatgttgatgatatcattatgataaggaaggtatcatagcaaccaaggagttccttaaatccatgtttgagattaaagacttgggagaaatgaaatactttcttggaattgagatatgtagatccaaggaaggtttgttcatatcccaaaggaagtatacacttgatctctTGAAAGGTGCaagtgcttatggaggcaagacagcaaggatgcctatggaggatggttacaaagtcccacgagagggggagattgaagacagcaagccatatCAGGATCCCAAACTCTATataaaactagttggcaaattgatttatcttaccataactagacctgacatttgttttgctgtgaatcaggtgagccaacacatgcaagtgcctaaggagcatcattggcgcatggtggaaagaatcttgatgtatctcaacggctcacctgatcaaggagtatggatgggttgcaatggaagcactgaagtagttggatactgtgatgctgattgggctggtgatagagcagacagaagatcaacaaccggctattgcacattcattggaggcaacttggttacttggaagagtaagaagcagaaggtggtgtcttgctcaagtgcagaagctgagtatagagccatgatgaagcttacaaacgagctggtgtggatcaaaggcatcttgaagcatttggagattgatcaagccacaccaatgaccacgcattgtgataaccaagctgctatccacattgcctccaactcagtgttccatgagagaaccaagcacattgaagttgattgtcacaaggtgaggcagatgattgttctaggagtcatcttgccatgctacacgagaagtgaagatcagttggctgatgtattcaccaaggctgcaagacaaaagacaatggagtccattcacaccatattgggcctcattgatcttgggaagagaaggagctgatcccctaagtcatgaggtcattactctttttccctcatcaaagttttgtcccaatgggttttctttggtgaggtttttaatgaggaagatctcatggctatccaagcttaggctttcacaaagctaagcttgaggggaagtgttgagatgagttgagacacaTAAGAAGaaaagtaaagacacaaaggagttaaGGACATAAAGAGGGCAAAGGagttaagaggaggaatgggttgatagggatggtacggacggagaGGCCGTACCATTGGCCGTACAAGGTAAAAGCGGCCgagtaactatccaagtaacttACATGTACCGGCTTGAAGTTGCACTCgaccaagaccttatccgaacgttggaaaggataagtgaggcgcggcttgacagctaggacaggctggcaagagctggaaaggaagagcatctaggcttggatcaagaagatgctccaaacgtgtgatgactatcattggccggttcaaactaAAGTATCAGCTCctcctttgactctacatgcttgcttaacctttatgatttcgaaaaccctaagtgtatggacctatatatattgtgagctcatcattaataaaAGTTAGACAGTTCTAATCACTTAATCTCTCTATACATTTCACAATGATTTTctattagtctcttaatctcttattctctcttaATCTACTCTAATCTATTTCTGATTCtcatctaaactcagattatctattACATTACTCAAAATTCATAAGACCTAGTGAATACATGATTTCCCCACCAGCCGCATTCACTACCCCAAATTATCCCCAGATTTCCGACAacacagaccctttccgaccagttctGGACTCAAAAAACTATGTGTAACCCCTGCGTCAAAAAGCAAGTGTGTTTCCACACACCCAATCATGAAGGTCTCTATAAGAGACCACATCATAGTTCCCTAACCATTATAGGTTCCAAACCAAACATTGCtacagaatttaaaaagatAAGTTCAGAAACATACCGGTGATCGACTCGTACGATCCAGACGCCGTCGTCCTTGGAGTACACCCTAGGAGTAGTGGTTGGCCTACTATGGTTAGGCATGCCTACATCCCCACGACCCTTTCCTTGTCCGCCCTGCAGCTTAGGACATTCTCTCTAGAAGTGTCCGGACTTGCCATAGCTGAAACAAGTTAGAGAGCCGCCTCCACTTGGTTGGCCCTGGGTTGAGCTCGGTCGAGGACAGTCCCGGATCATATGGTCCATACTGCCGCATCGCACACAagcacccatggccttccagcattCGCCTAGATGGTGTTTGCCACACTTAGGGCATTCAGGTTTATCGCTCGAGGCTTTACCTCCTTCAACCTGATCCCATTTCCTCTTCCGGTCGTTGGTCTTAGTGACCGGACCTGACTGAGGTCGAGACTTAAGCTTAGCTTCCTCGCCCAAGTTAGTCTCCAGCATTGCCATACGTTCCACCAACTTAGACATGGTGTGGAAGGTGAAGATCGAGCAGTGGGTCCTCAGTTTGGCCCTTAAGCCTCGGATGAACCGACaaacctgaacttgttcttagtttcttggtgagtcatatccaagcAAACACCTTCTCTAAatcgttggtcttgtgagtcatatcaagaaATGGTTCGAGATTCTTCAtttggtggacttgtgagtcatatcaagcaccatctGAATCCGGGAATATCAAAGGCC is a genomic window of Brassica napus cultivar Da-Ae chromosome A2, Da-Ae, whole genome shotgun sequence containing:
- the LOC125584398 gene encoding DNA-binding protein HEXBP-like, with protein sequence MSKLVERMAMLETNLGEEAKLKSRPQSGPVTKTNDRKRKWDQVEGGKASSDKPECPKCGKHHLGECWKAMGACVRCGSMDHMIRDCPRPSSTQGQPSGGGSLTCFSYGKSGHF